The genomic window TCGGACCTCGACGAAGCGCTGCTGCGCCGGATGGCGCAGCAGACCGGCGGGCGCTACTTTCGGGCGCTGGATGAGGGAACGATTCGGGAGGCCTTTGCCGCGATCGATGCGGAAAAGAAGGTTTCCTTCTCTGATCGTCCCGGGCGGATGACGGAAGACCTCTATCCCTACTTCCTGGCACCCGCCCTTCTGCTGTGGGGGCTGGCCCTCTTCCTGGCTCGCCGCCGTCTGCTTGCGTGACGGGGTCGCGATCGGCCGCTGGTTGCTCCTATCGCCCGGCGGAGGGATCTTCGACGACGATCGGCCGCGCTGCTGCCTTGGCGACCGCCCCTTCCGGGAGATAACCGCTCCAGGCCAGGCCCGGATGGATCAGAGACCCTCGGCCGAGGATGGATCCGGGATTGAGGACCGCGTTGCATCCGACCTGTGCGCGGTCTCCCAGGATGGCGCCGAACTTGCGGAGGCCGGTGGAGAAGAGGGTCTGTCCGAGACGGACTCGCACCTCGTCGCCGCGGAGGCGCAGATTCGAGAGGATCGCCCCCGCACCCAGATGGGCGTGAGCTCCCAGGATGGAATCGCCCACGTAGTTGAAGTGAGGAACTTGAGCGCCATTGAAGAGGAGCGCATTCTTGAGCTCGCAAGAATTGCCGAGGACGCAGCGGTTCCCGACGATGACGTCCTGGCGCACGAAGGCTCCCGGTCGAATCGTGCAGCCTTCGCCGATCCAGGCCGGTCCGAGAAGCACGGCTCCAGCCTCGACGACGCATCCTTTTTCGATCCGAACCCGGGGGCCGACCGTGGCTCGCGGAGAGACCTCCCCCAAGATGGCCGGCTCCAGCCGTTCTTCCAAGTAGCGCGCAATGTGAGGCAGCACCTCCCAGACCCGAGTGATTCCCAGGAAGAGAGAGGCGTGGCCCGTCTCGGAGAGATCCAGGAGAGATTCCGGCGCAAAAGGGGAAGACCGTGCGTCCATGGGCGCTCCCTATGAGATTTTTCGACCCTCGGGCAAGCAGAATCGCTCACAACGCGCGACGATCCAGGAAATCCCGTGAGAAAGCCAGGGAAAAACGGGTTGACGAGTGGTAAGAAATGGAGGAAAGTGGAGCGCAACGGGGGAGTGGGTGCCCCGATGAGCGCAAATTATACCGATGCCTTTGAGCATGCCTTCGATGATAAGGGACGGATCACTATCCCCTCGGAATGGAGGCAGGAGGGTTACGAGGCGCGCCTCTTTGCCTTTCCATCCCGTTCGAAGTGTCTCAAGGTCTACCCCGAGAGCTGGCTTGGCCGGCTCCGAGAACGCGTAACCGGCCTATCCTTTCAGGATCCCTTGCGGCAGCAGCTCGAGGCCTTGGCTCGCATCGCTCAGATGGTGGGCTGGGACCAGCAGGGGAGGATGGGGGTCAAGGAGCGCCTGCGTCGCCAGGCCGGGTTGCACCGCGAGGCGGTGCTCGCGGGCTGCTTCGATCATTTTGAAATCTGGAGCGCTGAGGCGTGGCGGGCGCTGCAGCTCGGACCGACGACCTTGGAAGACGTGATGGAAAAGACGGGCTTTTGAGATGTGGAGTGGAGCGGGTGTGGGAAGAAGGGAGAATCATGCGCAATTCTCTGCCGGAAGAGGAGGTCATGGACGGACGGCGACATGAGCCGGTCCTGCGAGGCGAGCTGTTGGAGGCAACTGCACCGAAAGAAGGGGAGCGTTGGATCGACGGCACCTTCGGGTTTGGGGGACATGCGACCGCATTGTTGGAGCGCGGCTGCCTCGTCCTGGCGATGGATCGTGACCCAGAGGCCGCGCAACGGGCGGATCTCCTTCGGAAAGACTGGGGCGATCGGTTTCGCTTCATTCCGGGCAATTTTGCCGCCATGGCAGAGGTTGCCGGAGAGGCCGGTTGGGAGTCGGTGGACGGGGTCCTCCTCGATCTGGGGATCTCGTCGGGACAACTGGACGACCCGTCCAGAGGCTTCAGCTTCCGCTGGGATGCGCCGCTCGACATGCGGATGGATCCATCGGGGATGCGGACCGCGGGCGATCTCTTGCACGAGCTCGATGAGGCGGATCTGGCGCGGCTCTTTGCCGTAGCGACCTACCCGGGTGAGAGCCGGCGGCTGGCTCGTGCCGTGGTGCGCGCTCGCGGAGCACGGCGTCTGCAGACGACGGGGGACCTCGTGGCGGCGATCGGGGCGGCTCGACCGTCCCGGAAACGCATTCATCCGGCGACTCGGGCCTTCCTGGCTCTCCGGATGGCGGTCAACGACGAGCTAGGCTCTCTGGAGCGAGCGTTGCCGGCGGCACTGCGCCTGCTGGGTCCCGGGGGAAGGCTGGCGGTCATCAGCTTCCATTCGGAGGAAGATCGCCGGGTCAAGCAGTTTCTTCGGGAGCACGTGAGGCGAGAGCCCGCGGCGCGATCCGGAGTCGAGGAGAAGCATTCCCCCATGGAGGGGTTTGTGCGGCAGGCGCGGTTCCTTCCCTCGAAAGAGGAGATTGTGAGGAATCCACGCTCGCGGAGCGCCCGCTTACGGGTGGGCTGGAAGGAAAGCAGGAGGGATGGATGAGTGGAAACCAGATGAGGCATCTCGAGCCGTTCCCGTTGAGCACGCTCGGGGGGTGGATTGTTGCGGTTCTGTTTCTCGCGGGAGTCGGCATTGCTTTTCTTTCCTTCAAGAACCAGGTCGCCCGACTCTCCCTCGAAGTCGCGCGTGCGGAAAAGGACCTGAGCCAGTGGAAAAAGCGGAACATGCGGGTGCAGGTGGGGATTGCCCGAGCGAGCTCTGCCGTGGAGCTGGAACGAAGAATCGCCGCTTGGCGCCTCGGCCTGGTCAAGACGAGCGAGCTCGAAGTGGTCCGCATGGAGGAAGGGAAACGTTCTGATGCCCTTGCGGACACGACGAAGAGAGAACGACCACTGCCGTGAAAACCCGTCAACGATCCCTATGGGTCCTGGTCCTGCTCGCCTTCGGCTTCACGGTGGTTTCGCACCGGCTCATCCAGCTCCAGCTCGTCGAGCACCCGAAGTATGCACGGTTGGCGATGCTCAACCACTGCGCCCGAGTCGAGCTTCCGGCCCATCGAGGCATGATCGTCGATGTTCATGGAACTCCGCTCGCTCAGAGCCAGGCCGTCTACGAGGTGCGCCTCGACGGAAAGAACCTCCTCGATCCAGAGAGCGCCCTTCCGAGGCTGGAAAACCTGCTCGGTCTGGAGCCGGGAACGATTTCCCGCAGTTTCCGCCCGGGCGAGAGATATCGGCTGCTGGCGAAGCGGGCGGGGGAGGAAGTCGTTCAGAAGCTGAACGGCTTCGAGCAGGAAAAGCTGCGGGAGTGGCGTGCGCAGGGCAAGAACCCGGAACCCTTCCTTCTTTTCCATGAGGATTTCCTCCGCGTGTATCCCAACGGGCGAGAGGGTGCCGCTCTCGTCGGGCTGATGGACGCGGAAGGCAAGGGAGTTGCGGGAGTCGAGCGCGCCTTTGACCGACAGCTTCGCGGCTCCCCGGGGGAGCGGTGGATTGAAAAGGATGTCCTGGGCAGGGAAATTCCGGTATATCGTGGCTTCAACGCGGCTCCCGTCGACGGCGCGACGGTTCGACTGACCATCGACCTGACGATCCAGCACATTCTGGAGAAAGGACTGGACGATCTCGATCGGGAGTATCGGCCCAAGGCGATCTGCTCGCTCGTGATGCGGCCCTCCACGGGGGAAGTGCTGGCCATGGCCGTCCGGCCGACCTTCGATCCCAACGACGGAGAGCATGTGCGGCCGGAGCTGCTTCGCAACCGGTGCCTGACCGATCCTGTGGAGCCCGGCTCCATCTTCAAGATCGTCACGCTCGCGGGCGTCTTGGAAGAAAAGCAGGTGACTCTCAACTCGCTTCTCAACTGCGAGAATGGTGCGTTTTCCTACGCCGGGTACGTATTGCACGACAGCCATCCCTATGGGACCCTCACCGTTCGGGAAGTGACCGCCAAATCGAGCAACATCGGTTTCGCCAAGCTGGGGATCGGCCTGGGTTCGGCCCGGCTCTATCGCTTCGCCCGCGCTTTTGGGATCGGCTCCCCCACGGGGATCTTGCCATCGCAGGGAGAGTCGGGGGGGCTCCTCCGTCCTCCGTGGCAGTGGTCGAAGCTTTCCATCAGCCGGATTCCCATGGGACAGGAGGTGATGGTCACCC from Methylacidimicrobium sp. B4 includes these protein-coding regions:
- a CDS encoding UDP-N-acetylglucosamine diphosphorylase, producing the protein MDARSSPFAPESLLDLSETGHASLFLGITRVWEVLPHIARYLEERLEPAILGEVSPRATVGPRVRIEKGCVVEAGAVLLGPAWIGEGCTIRPGAFVRQDVIVGNRCVLGNSCELKNALLFNGAQVPHFNYVGDSILGAHAHLGAGAILSNLRLRGDEVRVRLGQTLFSTGLRKFGAILGDRAQVGCNAVLNPGSILGRGSLIHPGLAWSGYLPEGAVAKAAARPIVVEDPSAGR
- a CDS encoding penicillin-binding protein 2, with amino-acid sequence MKTRQRSLWVLVLLAFGFTVVSHRLIQLQLVEHPKYARLAMLNHCARVELPAHRGMIVDVHGTPLAQSQAVYEVRLDGKNLLDPESALPRLENLLGLEPGTISRSFRPGERYRLLAKRAGEEVVQKLNGFEQEKLREWRAQGKNPEPFLLFHEDFLRVYPNGREGAALVGLMDAEGKGVAGVERAFDRQLRGSPGERWIEKDVLGREIPVYRGFNAAPVDGATVRLTIDLTIQHILEKGLDDLDREYRPKAICSLVMRPSTGEVLAMAVRPTFDPNDGEHVRPELLRNRCLTDPVEPGSIFKIVTLAGVLEEKQVTLNSLLNCENGAFSYAGYVLHDSHPYGTLTVREVTAKSSNIGFAKLGIGLGSARLYRFARAFGIGSPTGILPSQGESGGLLRPPWQWSKLSISRIPMGQEVMVTPIQMTQAMAVIANGGLFMKPQLVRGWISPEGRPTAYVAPQQVRRVISEKTARWVSLALASVVAKGGTGTKAAVPGYTVAGKTGTAQKAVGGSYGHNRYVSSFIGYLPEEDPQFVLLIMVDEPKGGHYYGGEVAAPAFSSMAAQIAEALGVVPRSAPARAAHVGSL
- a CDS encoding division/cell wall cluster transcriptional repressor MraZ; the protein is MSANYTDAFEHAFDDKGRITIPSEWRQEGYEARLFAFPSRSKCLKVYPESWLGRLRERVTGLSFQDPLRQQLEALARIAQMVGWDQQGRMGVKERLRRQAGLHREAVLAGCFDHFEIWSAEAWRALQLGPTTLEDVMEKTGF
- the rsmH gene encoding 16S rRNA (cytosine(1402)-N(4))-methyltransferase RsmH, with product MRNSLPEEEVMDGRRHEPVLRGELLEATAPKEGERWIDGTFGFGGHATALLERGCLVLAMDRDPEAAQRADLLRKDWGDRFRFIPGNFAAMAEVAGEAGWESVDGVLLDLGISSGQLDDPSRGFSFRWDAPLDMRMDPSGMRTAGDLLHELDEADLARLFAVATYPGESRRLARAVVRARGARRLQTTGDLVAAIGAARPSRKRIHPATRAFLALRMAVNDELGSLERALPAALRLLGPGGRLAVISFHSEEDRRVKQFLREHVRREPAARSGVEEKHSPMEGFVRQARFLPSKEEIVRNPRSRSARLRVGWKESRRDG